Sequence from the Corallococcus sp. EGB genome:
ATCTACCAGCCGCCGCGCGAGCGCTGGGCCTCCACGCGCGACTTCTTCCGCAGGGATTTCCCCGCCACCCTGCGCCGCGAGGCGCGCTTCGTGGGCGTGAGCGCGGGCCTGCTGGTGCTGGGCCTGCTGCTGGGCGCGCTGGTGGTGACGCTGGAGCCGCGCGGCGCGGAGCTGCTGGTGCCGGAGGGCGTGCGCCGCTACGTGGCGCAGGGGCGCATGTGGACGGATGATCTGCTGTCCGTGGCGCCGCCCAACGCCGTGGCGTCCGGCATCGCGACCAACAACCTCACGGTCACGCTGTTCGCGTTCGCGTCCGGCATCCTCCTGGGCGTGGGGCCCATCTTCACGCTCGTGAACAACGGCGTGCTCATTGGCGCGGTGGGCGCGCTGTGCTTCCGCGAGGGCATGACGGCGGGCTTCCTGGACTTCATCGCCGCGCACGGGCCGGTGGAGCTGTCCATCATCGTCATCGCGGGGGGCGCGGGGCTGATGGTGGGCCAGGCGCTCATCGACCCCGGAGAATTGCCGCGCGCGCAGGCGCTTCAGGCGCGCGGGCGTGAAGCCGTGAAGCTGGTGGTGGGCTGCGCGCCCTTCCTCGCATGCATCGGCGGGGTGGAGGGCTTCATCTCCCCGGGCCACCTGTTCCCCACCTGGGCCAAGGTGGGGCTGGGCCTGTCGCTGGGAGTGCTCTTCTGGCTCTACCTGCTGCGCGCGGGCAGGACGGAGGCGGTGGCGCGCGCGGGCGCGCCGGACGCCATGGCCTCCAGCCGCTTGCGCTGACGGTGCTTGAGGATGCGCTCGTAGGCGTCGTTGACCTCGCGCATCTGCTCCGCGGAGCCGCCCCGGTCCGGGTGCCGCTCCAGCGCCAGCGCGTGGAAGCGCGCGCGAATCACGTCCGGCGAATCCAGGGGCGACACGCCCAGGGTCTGGTACGGGCACTGCTCCTGGACGGCGGTGAGCCACTTGTCCAGCCGGTCCTTCACCTCCACGAAGCGCGCGTCCGCGTCCGCGGTGTCCTTCACCGGGTGCGTGCGCATCTTCGCGTCCGCGCGGAAGACCTCGCTGTAGGTGCTGGACACCCAGCGGTGGCACGAACCGCACCGGTAGTACTTCACCCGGCTCCCGGGCTGGAGCGTCATCATCACGCCGCAGTGGGTGCACTCCACCGTGACGTTCTCCAGTGTCTGCCAGCTCGCGACCGCCGCACCCATGGTGACTCGGACCTCCGTTCGCAACACGCCTGTAGCACCGGCAAACTCCCACAGCGGCGGATCCCGTCAAGAAAATGTCGCGCGCGACCCGGGGGTGGCCCCAGCTCGCTGCCGGGCCTCCCGGGTTTCGGGTAGAACGGCGCCATGCGACCGCTCCTCGCCGCCGCCCTGCTGTTGACCGCCGCCGCGCACGCCCAGGCCCCCGCTTCAGCCCCTCCGGCCTCGGCGCCCAGGACCTCCCTCAAGGCCGACAAGGCCCCCGCGGCCGCGGCCCCCGCCCGGCCCCCGGCGGACGGCAGCACGCAGGACGTGGCCCTCCTGAGGGGCCTGCTGTGGGCGGCGGAGCCCGCTCCAGAGGAGATTCGCGCGCTCGCGATTGAAGACCTGGCGCTGCTGGGCGACCCGCGCGCCCTGGACCCGCTGGCCGCGTTCATCTGGGACCCGAACCCGCGCATCCAGCAGGCCGCGCTGCGCGCGGTGACCCTGTTCCAGCACCGCCGCGCGGAGGAGATATTGGGCAACGTCGTGCGCCACCCGCGCCTGCCGGACGCGCTGAAGATCCAGGCGCTGGGAGGGCTGCTCTACCAGCGCACCCCCACCGCCCGCCGGGTGGTGCAGGACGTGGCCGCCGACAGCCGCGTGGGGTACGCGGTGCAGAACGCCGCGCGCTCGGTGGCATCGCAGTGGGAGGCCGCCCCGGCCGCCGCCCCCTGAAACACGCCTGCCCGCCTGCCCTCCCGCCAGACATGACGGCGCGGCGCCCGGGCCCGGGCCCCGGGCCGATTCCTGGAGTGCGCGCGTGTATGGGTTAGACTGAGGCGCATGAAGATCACCCCCCTCGACATCCGGCAGAAGCGCTTCGAGACGGTGATGCGCGGCTTCGCGCGTCCCGAAGTGGGCGCGTACCTGGAGCTCATCGCCGGCGAGTTCGAGGAGGTGGTGAAGGAGAACATCGCGCTCAAGGAGGAGCTGAAGCGCACGCAGGCGCGGCTCGAGCAGCACCAGGAGCGTGAGCGCACCCTCCAGGAGACGATGGTCACCGCCCAGCGCATCAGCGAGGACCTGAAGGACGCCGCGAAGAAGGAAGCGGAGATCATCATCGCGGACGCGGAGCACCAGGCGGAGAAGATCGTCCATGGCGCGCACCAGCGGCTGGTGCAGGTGGTGGAGGACATCAACGAGCTCAAGCGGCAGCGCACCCAGTTCGAGTCGCAGGTGCGCTCGGTGGTGGAGGCCCACCGCAAGCTGCTGGAGACCTTCGCCGCGCCCACCTTCGCGGACCGGGACTACGCGCGCGTGGAGGACAACGTCGCGTTCCTGTCGCAGAAGAAGGCCACCTCCAACGACTAGCGCCCGCGCATGCCCGCCCCCTGGCTCAAAGCCGTACCCGCCGGGGTGGAGCTGACGGTGCTCGTCCAGCCGCGCGCGTCCCGCACCCAGGTGGTGGGCGAGCATGACGGCCAGCTGAAGATCCAACTCGCCGCGCCGCCCGTGGATGGGGAGGCGAATGCGGCCCTGGTGGAATTCATCGCCAAAAGGCTGCGTGTGCCCCGTCGCCAGGTGACACTCGTGGCGGGTGACACGTCGCGCCGTAAGCGATTGAAAGTGGAGGGGGTTGATGCGGCGGCGGTCGAGGCTGTTATCTCTGGTGGACCGTGAGGCCACGCATGCTCCGCCTGTTTGCCTTCCTGCTGCTGCTGCTGGCCTCACCGGGCGTGTTCGCGCAAGAGGAGGGTCCGCGCGGCATCCACGCCACGGAGGCCGTCGTCACCGACAGTGCGCTCGTACCGCACGCCCGCCCCTCCCTCATCGCGGGTGAGCTGAAGACGCAGCGCTTCGTCATCCTGCACACCGCGAAGGCGGCGGGCGCGGCCAAGGCGCTGGCCGGGCAGATCGAGGGCGTGCGTGACGCCTTCGGCGCGATGCTCGGGCGCGACTGGCCGGGCACCACGGAGATCCGCCTGGGCGTGGGCCGCCAGGAGTTCGAGGCGCTGGCGCTCCCCGGCGGCAAGCCCCCGGGCTGGGCCGTGGCGCTCGCCTACCCCGGGCATCAGATCATCCTGCTGGACGCGCTGAGCCTGAACGACGCGGAGGGGCCCACCACGCTGAGGCATGAGCTGGCGCACGTGGCGTTGGGCCAGCTGGCGAATGGCTGGCCACGGTGGTTCCAGGAGGGCGTCGCGCAGAACCTCACCGACGAGCGCTTCTCCGTCGCCCACTACAGCGCCCTCTTCCGCGCGGTGACGCAGGAGCGCGTCTTCCACTTCGAGGACCTGTCCGACGACTGGCCGGACGTGCCCGCGGACGTCGAAATCGCCTACGCGCAGAGCGCCGCCTTCGTGGCCTTCCTCACCGGCAAGCACGGCTCACGCGCCATGGGCCAGCTGGTGGACGGCGTGCGCGCGGGCGAGCCCTTCGAGCAGGCCTTCGGCAAGGCCTTCCATTCATCGCTGCTGCTGGAGGAGCAGGACTGGCGCGAGGGGCTCGCGGCCCGTTACGGCTGGCTGCCCCTCACCACCAGCTCCGCGCTCCTGTGGCTCACGGCCTCCGTGCTGTGCGTGGCCGCCTTCGTGCGCCGCATGCGGCAGAAGGCCGCGCGCATGACGGAGCTGGCCGCGGAGGACGCCGCCGAGGACGCCGCGCTGCGCCTGCTCGCCGCCGCACGCGCGGCGGGCCCCGTCGCCGTGGACGGCACCGAGCCGCTGTCCCCTGCCCTCCCCTGGCCGGAATGGCCCGGCGCCACCACGCCGGCCCCGCCCACCCCGTCCGCTCCCAGCCAGCCGGAGGCCCTGGAGGGTGCGCCGGAAGCCCTGGAGTCGGGCGCGGGTCTGCCGGAGGACGCGGAAGCGGAGGACGAGGAGCCGGAGTCCTCCAGCGGCGAATACGAGCTGGACGGCGAGGCCTCGTCGGGCCGCCCGCCCAAGCCAACGCTCCACTGAGAGGCGCGAGGTTCCCAGGCAGGGAAGGAACTTCCCCTACCCCCAGCCTTTCAACATCCGCCCCGTAGGATTTACGTCCTCCGCCCTCCCTTCAGGGCTGGCCTCTTGCCCAAATGGGCGGATTCATTGGGCTCCAGTACACGTCTGGCGTTGGCAAAGCGCTTGCTATGCCTTTGTTCGCGATGCGGACGACAACGGACATGGCGGCGGAGCGCGGACGGAAGAAGGCCGGGGCGGCCCGGGTCTTCAGCAAGCAGCCGGAGCGCATCGCGGCGCTGTGGCGGCGGATGCGGCTGGCG
This genomic interval carries:
- a CDS encoding stage II sporulation protein M: MAVPLPTFVTRRRPDWDALQALLTRQRAGRLGLADLRTLDTLYRRAAADLAQAQTFYPGTDAHRFLNQLCAQAYGAIYQPPRERWASTRDFFRRDFPATLRREARFVGVSAGLLVLGLLLGALVVTLEPRGAELLVPEGVRRYVAQGRMWTDDLLSVAPPNAVASGIATNNLTVTLFAFASGILLGVGPIFTLVNNGVLIGAVGALCFREGMTAGFLDFIAAHGPVELSIIVIAGGAGLMVGQALIDPGELPRAQALQARGREAVKLVVGCAPFLACIGGVEGFISPGHLFPTWAKVGLGLSLGVLFWLYLLRAGRTEAVARAGAPDAMASSRLR
- a CDS encoding J domain-containing protein; the protein is MGAAVASWQTLENVTVECTHCGVMMTLQPGSRVKYYRCGSCHRWVSSTYSEVFRADAKMRTHPVKDTADADARFVEVKDRLDKWLTAVQEQCPYQTLGVSPLDSPDVIRARFHALALERHPDRGGSAEQMREVNDAYERILKHRQRKRLEAMASGAPARATASVLPARSR
- a CDS encoding HEAT repeat domain-containing protein, translating into MRPLLAAALLLTAAAHAQAPASAPPASAPRTSLKADKAPAAAAPARPPADGSTQDVALLRGLLWAAEPAPEEIRALAIEDLALLGDPRALDPLAAFIWDPNPRIQQAALRAVTLFQHRRAEEILGNVVRHPRLPDALKIQALGGLLYQRTPTARRVVQDVAADSRVGYAVQNAARSVASQWEAAPAAAP
- a CDS encoding DivIVA domain-containing protein → MKITPLDIRQKRFETVMRGFARPEVGAYLELIAGEFEEVVKENIALKEELKRTQARLEQHQERERTLQETMVTAQRISEDLKDAAKKEAEIIIADAEHQAEKIVHGAHQRLVQVVEDINELKRQRTQFESQVRSVVEAHRKLLETFAAPTFADRDYARVEDNVAFLSQKKATSND
- a CDS encoding DUF167 domain-containing protein, whose amino-acid sequence is MPAPWLKAVPAGVELTVLVQPRASRTQVVGEHDGQLKIQLAAPPVDGEANAALVEFIAKRLRVPRRQVTLVAGDTSRRKRLKVEGVDAAAVEAVISGGP
- a CDS encoding peptidase MA family metallohydrolase; protein product: MLRLFAFLLLLLASPGVFAQEEGPRGIHATEAVVTDSALVPHARPSLIAGELKTQRFVILHTAKAAGAAKALAGQIEGVRDAFGAMLGRDWPGTTEIRLGVGRQEFEALALPGGKPPGWAVALAYPGHQIILLDALSLNDAEGPTTLRHELAHVALGQLANGWPRWFQEGVAQNLTDERFSVAHYSALFRAVTQERVFHFEDLSDDWPDVPADVEIAYAQSAAFVAFLTGKHGSRAMGQLVDGVRAGEPFEQAFGKAFHSSLLLEEQDWREGLAARYGWLPLTTSSALLWLTASVLCVAAFVRRMRQKAARMTELAAEDAAEDAALRLLAAARAAGPVAVDGTEPLSPALPWPEWPGATTPAPPTPSAPSQPEALEGAPEALESGAGLPEDAEAEDEEPESSSGEYELDGEASSGRPPKPTLH